TAAAATAGTAAGTAATGCGGGTAGCAATTCTCGGAGGCTCGGGGTTTATTGGTTCTCATCTGGTGCAACATCTAGTTCGAGAGAGATGGGAAACTGTTGTAGTTTCACGACGACCTGCTGCTGGTGCCGATAAAGGATCTAGGTCAGTTTCCTACGTGCAGTGGGACGGAAGGTCTGTTGATGGGCTGGTTTCGATAGTTAAAAGGGCAGATGCTGTGATTAACCTGATAGGCGAAGGTGTTGCCGATAAGCGCTGGACACCCGAGCGTAAAGAATCCATATTATCATCACGGATAAACTCTGCTAGCGTACTTTGTCTGGCTATTCAACAAGCAGCCCATAAGCCGGAGGTGGTAGTGCAGGCATCGGCGGTTGGGTATTACGGCTATAAGTACGAGAGGAAGGATGAGGTTGAAATAGATGAGTTTTCGGAGCAGGGCACCGGTTTCCTCTCGGAGGTTTGCAAGCAGTGGGAGGATGCCATACTTCCCATAGAAAATATTATTCCGCGGTTAGCCATTATTCGCACAGGGATTGTGCTTGGCAGCAATAGCGGATTCATTAAAAAGCAGGCTTCTTTATTTAAGCTGGGGCTGGGAGGTGCTGTGGGGAAGGGAAGTCAGCCTTTTCCATGGATTCATATTGATGATGAGGTTGGAGCAATAGCTCATCTTATAAAGGATAAGGCAGCATCGGGAGTTTACAACCTTGTAGCGCCTAATCCATGTACCTATAGCGCGTTTGTGAAAGATTTTGGAGATGTCTTGCATTGTCCCACGTTCCTATCTATCCCTGCGTGGTTCGTTCGGCTTCTGTTTGGAAAGGAAATGGCTAACGAGGTGATTCTGGGAGGTAAGATAGTCGCTCCTCGTAGGCTTGTTGAGTCTGGTTACCATTTTAAATACTCGTTGTTGCAGGATGCCTTAAAGTCGACTCTGTAGCAACTGGGGTTGGCTGTATAACTGGGGTTGGCCGTTTGCTAAAGAATTCAATCAACTATTTCGTGGCTGTTTACTTCCCTTGTTCTACCCTCCCGAGTTTCTCTCGGGGCTATCGCGTTGACGCTCTTAAGGTCTTCAATGTACCGTAATGAAGGTTAGGCGCTATGCTTACCCTTGATTAATGCCGCACTATGGCTGTTAAACCATAATCCGAAGGTGTTGAATACGAATTATACCGTATTGCATTCGATGCAATTTCTACTGGCTTCCTATTCAACTGTTCTGCGGTTGAATAGGAAGCCAGTAGTGGGACTTACCCACCTAAATCGTTATAGTGCCTTAGCATTTATTGGAAGAGAGGGTGTATTATTCTTCTGTTTTGTCGTAAAAATGGCGAAATGACTTCTACATTGTAGCTGCAATTGGGGTTTGTGGTGTAAATGTGATGCAAAATTGCTGTGGTTTGTTTTAAAGTAGTATTTTTACCGTCAAAAGTAAAAGGTATTAATATGATAAACGAACAACTGATAAACCCCAAGAGCATAGTTGTTGTTGGCGGTAGCGACGATATTCAAAAACCAGGAGGCAAGGTTCTTAAGAATCTCATAGATGGAAGCTTCGCAGGAGACCTTATGGTGGTAAACCCTAAGGCCGAAAATGTTCAGGGCGTAAAAACATTTAAAACCGTAGCGGATCTCCCTCATGTAGATTTGGCTATTCTGGCCATTGCTGCAAAGTTTTGTCCTGCATCGGTGCGCGAGTTGGCCGAGAAGAAGGGCACGAAAGCCTTTATCATCCTTTCTGCTGGATTTCATGAGGAGAATGAGGAGGGGGCTCGCTTGGAGCAAGAGATCGTGGATATCATCAACGCAAATAACGGTTGCCTGATTGGCCCCAACTGCGTGGGGGTTATGAACTCCAACTATCAGGGGGTTTTCATCACGCCAATCCCGAAGCTCGACCCCATGGGCGTCGATTTTATCTCGGGATCGGGTGCTACGGCTGTTTTTATCATGGAATCGGGAATTCCTAATGGCTTAACCTTTTCTAGCGTGTATTCCGTTGGGAATAGCGCCCAGATGGGGGTCGAGGATGTTATTAAGCACCTTGATGAGACCTACGTTGAGGGCAAGAGCTCGAAGGTAAAGCTGATTTATATCGAGAGCATCAATAAGCCGGACATGCTGCTTAAGCATGCCTCGTCGCTCATCTCTAAAGGGTGCCGGATTGCGGCCATTAAGTCGGGCTCGTCGGAGGCCGGGAGCCGCGCTGCCTCGTCGCATACGGGGGCGCTTGCCAGCCCAGATGTTGCTGTGGAAGCCTTGTTCCGCAAGGCGGGCATCGTTAGGTGCGGCGGCAGGCAGGAGCTGTCTACCATCGCCTCCATCTTCATGCACCCGGAGCTGAAAGGGAAGAATGTTGCGGTGATTACCCATGCGGGTGGCCCTGCGGTGATGCTTACCGATGTCCTCTCGAACAACGGGCTTAACGTACCTCCTATTACAAGCCCCAAGGCAAAGGATCTTCTCGAAAAGCTCTTCGCGGGATCGTCGGTGGCCAATCCAATCGACTTTTTGGCAACAGGTACGGCGCAGCAGCTGGCCGATATCATCGACGCCTGCGAGCACGACTTCGACGAGGTGGACGCCATGGCCGTCATCTTTGGTAGCCCCGGGCTTTTCCCCGTTTATGATGTGTACGATGTGCTCGACCAGAAGATGAAGGAGTGCAAGAAGTCGATTTATCCCGTACTGCCCAGCGTTATCAACGTAAAGGACGAGATTGCGGCATTCCTCGAAAAGGGGCGCATCAACTTCCCCGACGAGGTGGTGTTTGGCGCTGCGCTTGCCAAGGTCTACAACACGCCCAAGCCTGCTGTTCTGGATGCCGATTCGCATCAGTATGCCGTAGATGCCGCCAAAATCCGCAGGGTGGTGGACGAGGCTGCGAATGGCTACTTGTCGCCCGATAAGGTGCAGATGCTGCTCGATGCTGCAGGCGTGCCACGCGCGAAGGAGATGGTGGTTGCGACCCCAGAGGCCTGCGCTGCTGCGCTCGGCGAGATCGGCTACCCAATTGTGATGAAGGTGGTAGGGCCCGTGCACAAGTCGGATGTTGGCGGGGTGGTGCTTAACGTGACCAACGAGGCGACCGCCCTTAAGGAGTTCGACCGGATGATGAAGATTAAGGATACCACGGCCATCCTGCTTCAGCCCATGCTTAGCGGCACCCAGCTATTTGTTGGTGCAAAGCAGGAGGGCGACTTCGGCCACCTGATCTTCTGCGGGCTTGGGGGTATTTTTATCGAAGTACTAAAGGATGTTACCGCAGGCCTGGCACCTATTGGCATCGGCGAGGCGCACGATATGATTCGCAGGCTTAAGTCGTACAAAATTATTGAGGGCGCAAGAGGGCAGGAGCCCGTTAACGAGGCGCAGTATGCCGAGGTTATCGCGCGGGTTTCGGCGCTATGCCGGGTTGCCCCCGAGATATTCGAGATGGACATCAACCCGCTGCTCGGCACCCGCGATAGGGTGGTGGCCGTGGATGCGCGTATCCGCATAGAGAAGTAGGCGATGTGCTACAGCATACGGAAAGGGCGGCTTCGGCTGCCCTTTCCTGCGTTGGGAGGTGTGGGGCAGTGCATGAGGCTTTCGTTTACGGTTTTTTGGCTCGTGCAAGCTGCAAAGAGATAAAAGTTACTGATTTTTTATCCATGCATACGGTAAGAAGATAAAATGCATGTGCTATTATAGCCATGTATAATGTAGTATGATAAAATGCATGTGAAATTATTACCATGCTTAATGCAAGATGATGAAATGCAATTGTAATTATGGCTATGCATGTTGTAGAAGAGTAAAATGCAAGAGAAATTATATATATGCATATTGCAGAATTAAAAATAGCATGTGTATTATTTTCCATGCATATTGCATGAAGATAAAATGCATAGGTTTTTAGCTCCGTGCAGACATTCAAGAGGCAACAATGTGCAGGATTTTGGTTTGCTCACCGGATATAGATGCCTTCATGTCCGATTTCGAAGTTTTAGGCAGCCTGCAAGGATTGCCCCTTTGTGCCGGAGGGGGAGGCGCCTGCCTTAACGCGGTGTGGGCGTGCGCATAATTTCAGTATGCGGGCAGATAGTAGCATTCTTTTGCTACTTTTGCAGGTCAAAATAAAAGATGAAGCTATGAGTAACCGAGTTGCCTCCCTTTTCAATATAAAGTATCCGATAGTTCAAGGTGGAATGGTATGGTGCAGCGGCTGGCGCTTGGCCGCAGCGGTATCGGAGGCGGGCGGACTGGGCCTTATCGGGGCCGGATCGCTGCATCCCGAGATGCTGCGCGAGCACATACAGAAGGCCAAGGCGGCCACCAGCAAGCCGTTTGGCGTAAATGTGCCGCTGCTCTACCCCGAGATTGAGAAGATCATGCAGATCATCGTCGAGGAGGGGGTTAAGGTGGTCTTTACCTCGGCTGGGAACCCCAAAACCTGGACCAAGCACCTAAAGGATAACGGCATCACCGTGGTACACGTAGTGTCGAGTTCCAAGTTCGCGCGCAAGTGCGAGGAGGCGGGCGTTGATGCCGTGGTGGCCGAGGGCTTCGAGGCTGGTGGCCACAACGGACGTGAGGAGACCACCACCTTTGCGCTGATTCCGCAGGTGCGTAAGGCCACCACGCTTCCGCTTATTGCGGCAGGCGGTGTAGGGTCGGGCAGCGGCATGCTGGGCGCCATGGCGCTGGGC
This window of the uncultured Acetobacteroides sp. genome carries:
- a CDS encoding acetate--CoA ligase family protein, whose product is MINEQLINPKSIVVVGGSDDIQKPGGKVLKNLIDGSFAGDLMVVNPKAENVQGVKTFKTVADLPHVDLAILAIAAKFCPASVRELAEKKGTKAFIILSAGFHEENEEGARLEQEIVDIINANNGCLIGPNCVGVMNSNYQGVFITPIPKLDPMGVDFISGSGATAVFIMESGIPNGLTFSSVYSVGNSAQMGVEDVIKHLDETYVEGKSSKVKLIYIESINKPDMLLKHASSLISKGCRIAAIKSGSSEAGSRAASSHTGALASPDVAVEALFRKAGIVRCGGRQELSTIASIFMHPELKGKNVAVITHAGGPAVMLTDVLSNNGLNVPPITSPKAKDLLEKLFAGSSVANPIDFLATGTAQQLADIIDACEHDFDEVDAMAVIFGSPGLFPVYDVYDVLDQKMKECKKSIYPVLPSVINVKDEIAAFLEKGRINFPDEVVFGAALAKVYNTPKPAVLDADSHQYAVDAAKIRRVVDEAANGYLSPDKVQMLLDAAGVPRAKEMVVATPEACAAALGEIGYPIVMKVVGPVHKSDVGGVVLNVTNEATALKEFDRMMKIKDTTAILLQPMLSGTQLFVGAKQEGDFGHLIFCGLGGIFIEVLKDVTAGLAPIGIGEAHDMIRRLKSYKIIEGARGQEPVNEAQYAEVIARVSALCRVAPEIFEMDINPLLGTRDRVVAVDARIRIEK
- a CDS encoding TIGR01777 family oxidoreductase; amino-acid sequence: MRVAILGGSGFIGSHLVQHLVRERWETVVVSRRPAAGADKGSRSVSYVQWDGRSVDGLVSIVKRADAVINLIGEGVADKRWTPERKESILSSRINSASVLCLAIQQAAHKPEVVVQASAVGYYGYKYERKDEVEIDEFSEQGTGFLSEVCKQWEDAILPIENIIPRLAIIRTGIVLGSNSGFIKKQASLFKLGLGGAVGKGSQPFPWIHIDDEVGAIAHLIKDKAASGVYNLVAPNPCTYSAFVKDFGDVLHCPTFLSIPAWFVRLLFGKEMANEVILGGKIVAPRRLVESGYHFKYSLLQDALKSTL
- a CDS encoding nitronate monooxygenase, whose protein sequence is MRADSSILLLLLQVKIKDEAMSNRVASLFNIKYPIVQGGMVWCSGWRLAAAVSEAGGLGLIGAGSLHPEMLREHIQKAKAATSKPFGVNVPLLYPEIEKIMQIIVEEGVKVVFTSAGNPKTWTKHLKDNGITVVHVVSSSKFARKCEEAGVDAVVAEGFEAGGHNGREETTTFALIPQVRKATTLPLIAAGGVGSGSGMLGAMALGADGVQIGTLFALSEESSAHEAFKQRCIALEEGDTMLSLKKIGATRLIKNEFYQKVAQLEDRGAAAEELKELLGRGRAKKGIFEGDLVEGELEIGQIASMVKAIKPVKQIVDELVAEFSQAQAALSSIKF